A region of Candidatus Saccharimonadales bacterium DNA encodes the following proteins:
- the tyrS gene encoding tyrosine--tRNA ligase yields MTLSEELQWRGFVNQTTFKDLTELDGTPISFYWGVDPSADSMTIGNFAAAMMVRHFIDHGHKAFLLVGGATGMIGDPDGKADERNLKTLDEIAKNKAGIAAQYSQIFNGKDFKIVDNYDWFQGIGYLDFLRNVGKHVPMSQMLGREFVQSRLGESGAGISYAEFSYSLIQGYDFVHLNREYGVTLQVCGADQWGNSIAGVDLIRRLEGREAHVYSTPLVINKATGMKFGKSEGGAVWLDPKKTSVYKFYQFWLNVDDEGAIDYAKIFTLQTRERIEELAAEQKANPALRPVQKALAREVTTLVHGKERMESVARVTDVLFGSGDFKELHDADIEALAGEIPAVDAGKSVVEILVESNVAASNGEARRLILGGAITLNDEKLSDDRQVNELSLIKKGKNNFILVR; encoded by the coding sequence ATGACACTTTCCGAAGAACTGCAGTGGCGGGGATTTGTTAATCAAACCACGTTCAAAGATTTGACCGAACTAGACGGAACTCCTATTTCTTTCTATTGGGGCGTTGATCCAAGCGCAGACAGTATGACTATTGGTAACTTTGCGGCTGCAATGATGGTTCGTCATTTTATTGATCACGGGCATAAAGCCTTTCTCCTAGTGGGCGGCGCGACCGGGATGATCGGCGACCCAGACGGTAAAGCTGATGAACGCAATCTAAAAACACTCGATGAGATTGCTAAAAACAAAGCTGGCATCGCAGCTCAATACAGTCAGATTTTTAACGGCAAAGATTTTAAGATAGTTGATAACTACGATTGGTTTCAAGGCATTGGCTACCTTGATTTTCTTCGCAACGTTGGTAAGCACGTTCCAATGAGTCAGATGCTCGGACGTGAATTCGTACAATCCCGGCTAGGCGAAAGCGGCGCAGGTATTAGTTACGCTGAATTTAGTTACTCGCTTATTCAGGGCTACGATTTCGTGCATCTTAATCGTGAATACGGTGTTACGCTGCAAGTTTGCGGTGCCGATCAATGGGGTAATTCAATTGCCGGAGTCGATCTTATTCGTCGGCTTGAAGGTCGTGAAGCACATGTATACTCAACGCCGCTGGTTATCAACAAGGCGACAGGAATGAAGTTTGGCAAGTCAGAAGGAGGTGCCGTCTGGTTGGATCCAAAAAAGACGAGCGTCTACAAGTTTTACCAGTTCTGGCTAAATGTCGATGACGAAGGCGCGATTGATTACGCGAAAATATTTACCCTACAAACGCGTGAACGAATCGAAGAGCTTGCCGCTGAGCAAAAGGCGAATCCAGCACTGCGTCCTGTTCAGAAGGCGCTCGCTCGTGAGGTAACGACGCTTGTCCACGGCAAAGAGCGAATGGAATCTGTTGCGCGTGTTACGGACGTTCTTTTTGGAAGTGGTGACTTTAAGGAATTGCACGATGCCGATATTGAAGCGCTCGCAGGCGAGATTCCTGCTGTCGATGCTGGGAAAAGTGTCGTAGAAATTTTGGTTGAATCTAATGTAGCCGCAAGTAACGGTGAAGCACGTCGTCTTATTTTGGGCGGGGCAATTACATTGAATGACGAAAAATTAAGTGATGACCGACAGGTTAATGAACTTTCTCTTATTAAAAAAGGCAAAAACAACTTTATCCTAGTGCGCTAA
- the recG gene encoding ATP-dependent DNA helicase RecG: MNLVSSLEKVKGVGAKTAEQFALAGLHTVDDLLNFLPRTHEDFSQIVKIADIHPGKMTIKARCEKISTRPVRRGLRITTATLVDDSGKLQAVWFNQPYRTTQLASSDDEFFFSGEFEFNYNKYQLTNPGAEKVSDMPVQTDRLLPVYRAIKGLKTQLVRKILAELRPLITMLPETLPERIIKEENLLSRSDALLGMHFPKTPDDITRARERLAFEELFQLLLASQFNRQDNAKLTGWHIPFSQKVVADFVSELPFALTGAQRLAAWEIIQDFERKTPMNRLLQGDVGSGKTVVAGLAARQAAHEGFQTALMAPTEILASQHAETLRKLLTPFGVTVGLLTGSVKGVARKTLYEHIKNGEVQLAVGTHALIQETVEFHKLGFVVIDEQHRFGVAQRQALLKKGGHMPHMLAMTATPIPRSLALTVYGELDVSILNELPKGRKPIATKIWSPNSRAQLYEKIDVEIKSGRQAYVICSLIDENPDNEVKSVTAEYKKLQNSIFKHRRIGLLHGKLKSEEKDAVMSKFAKGELDILVSTTVVEVGVDVPNATVMLVEDADRFGLSQLHQLRGRVGRSHHQSYCYLVTSDSSKPTQRLREVEKSNDGFYLAEVDLRLRGPGEIYGRAQHGALNLQIATLSDTKLIARASRQAKKFVEGADDLLQYKQLAAQVKYYQRLTTLN; this comes from the coding sequence ATGAATCTTGTATCTTCCTTGGAAAAGGTAAAAGGTGTAGGAGCCAAAACTGCCGAGCAGTTTGCTTTGGCTGGACTTCATACCGTTGACGATCTTTTGAATTTCTTGCCGCGTACGCACGAGGATTTTTCGCAGATTGTTAAAATTGCCGATATCCATCCGGGCAAGATGACGATCAAGGCACGCTGCGAAAAAATTAGTACGCGTCCCGTTAGGCGAGGCCTGCGAATTACAACGGCAACACTCGTTGATGATAGCGGTAAGCTGCAGGCAGTTTGGTTTAACCAGCCATACCGGACGACACAACTAGCATCAAGCGACGACGAATTCTTTTTTTCGGGTGAGTTTGAATTTAACTACAATAAATACCAGTTGACGAATCCTGGTGCTGAAAAAGTCAGTGACATGCCAGTTCAGACAGACCGTCTTTTGCCTGTCTATAGGGCGATCAAGGGTCTAAAAACACAGCTAGTACGCAAGATTCTAGCTGAACTCCGGCCCTTAATCACCATGCTGCCCGAAACACTTCCAGAGAGAATTATTAAAGAAGAGAACCTTTTGTCGCGATCAGATGCGCTTTTGGGGATGCACTTTCCTAAAACGCCCGATGATATAACCAGAGCTCGCGAACGTCTCGCCTTTGAAGAGTTATTCCAACTTCTTTTGGCAAGCCAATTCAATCGCCAAGACAATGCCAAATTGACAGGGTGGCATATTCCATTTAGCCAAAAAGTTGTGGCGGATTTTGTTTCAGAGCTTCCATTTGCATTAACGGGCGCTCAGCGTCTTGCTGCATGGGAAATTATCCAAGATTTTGAACGGAAAACACCAATGAACCGCTTACTTCAAGGTGATGTGGGATCGGGTAAGACCGTTGTCGCTGGCCTAGCCGCCCGTCAAGCCGCTCACGAGGGTTTCCAGACGGCACTAATGGCGCCAACCGAAATACTAGCATCACAACACGCCGAAACGCTGCGGAAGCTGTTGACGCCGTTTGGAGTTACTGTCGGACTATTGACCGGAAGCGTCAAGGGCGTTGCGCGAAAAACGCTATATGAACATATTAAAAACGGTGAGGTGCAGCTGGCCGTAGGAACGCATGCCCTTATTCAGGAAACGGTTGAATTTCATAAATTAGGATTTGTCGTTATAGACGAGCAACATCGTTTTGGCGTTGCCCAGCGCCAAGCGCTTCTCAAAAAAGGTGGCCATATGCCTCATATGCTGGCTATGACGGCAACGCCTATTCCCCGAAGCCTTGCGCTAACTGTTTACGGAGAACTTGATGTCAGTATCTTGAACGAGCTACCAAAAGGACGTAAACCAATTGCTACGAAAATTTGGTCGCCTAACAGCCGGGCACAGTTATATGAAAAAATTGATGTCGAAATTAAATCTGGCCGTCAGGCGTATGTTATCTGTAGTTTGATCGACGAGAATCCTGATAATGAAGTGAAGAGTGTTACGGCAGAATACAAAAAGCTTCAGAACTCAATTTTTAAGCACCGTCGAATCGGACTGCTGCACGGTAAACTAAAATCCGAAGAAAAAGACGCCGTTATGAGTAAGTTTGCCAAGGGCGAGCTGGATATTTTGGTGAGTACGACAGTGGTTGAAGTTGGCGTGGATGTTCCCAATGCTACGGTCATGCTGGTTGAAGACGCCGATCGGTTCGGGCTTAGCCAATTACACCAGCTACGCGGTCGCGTGGGACGTTCACATCATCAAAGTTACTGCTACCTTGTAACGAGCGACAGCAGCAAACCAACCCAGCGCCTGCGTGAAGTTGAAAAATCTAACGACGGGTTTTACTTAGCCGAAGTTGACCTGCGGCTACGTGGTCCAGGTGAAATTTATGGCCGCGCACAACACGGTGCTCTTAATTTACAAATCGCAACTTTATCTGATACGAAACTCATTGCACGTGCCAGCAGGCAGGCCAAGAAGTTCGTGGAGGGCGCAGACGATCTGTTACAATATAAACAATTGGCAGCGCAAGTGAAGTATTATCAGCGTTTGACCACATTAAACTAA